From the genome of bacterium, one region includes:
- a CDS encoding cyanophycin synthetase: protein MGFDEAQAYLYSFADYERKDRFTYDTRTWNLVAFRKFLDELGAPDGALSVVHVAGTNGKGAAAAALAALLTAGGKKTGLYTSPHLATIRERARVDGAMISETDFARLTGKLKKVQAKSGHGEGGGYRTTFELLTALALLHFAEEKVEWAVLEVGLGGRLDATNVMAPTLCLFTRIALDHEGVLGEGLESVAREKAGILKAGVPAISVPQEDVVRGILEARAAEVGTELRFLGEDDFAGLGLDGDRRVLWNSKPLALKGDFQRGNLGLALAAYRFLAGRFDFPADEDLLLRGLTGLRWPGRFEVVGEKPTVVLDGGHNPAALSAIFGEVRRLPAERRFLVFGVSANKDIPAMCALAGSFDRIFLTEADSPRAAAVETLAALLPVEKTVAVPGGPVEALQAALSESRPGDLILVAGSLYVAGEVKARAAELGLDGSLETWAAP, encoded by the coding sequence CTACCTCTACTCCTTCGCCGATTACGAGCGGAAGGACCGCTTCACCTACGACACGCGGACGTGGAACCTGGTCGCTTTCCGTAAATTCCTGGACGAGCTGGGCGCCCCCGACGGGGCGCTTTCCGTCGTCCACGTGGCGGGGACGAACGGGAAAGGGGCGGCGGCGGCGGCCCTGGCGGCCCTTCTAACCGCGGGCGGAAAAAAGACCGGCCTCTACACCTCCCCCCACCTGGCGACCATCCGGGAGCGCGCCCGCGTGGACGGCGCGATGATTTCAGAAACCGACTTCGCCCGCCTCACCGGGAAGCTCAAAAAAGTTCAGGCAAAATCCGGCCACGGCGAAGGCGGCGGCTACCGCACGACTTTCGAGCTACTCACAGCCCTGGCGCTCCTCCACTTCGCCGAGGAAAAGGTGGAGTGGGCCGTGCTCGAGGTGGGCCTCGGGGGGAGGCTGGACGCCACCAACGTCATGGCGCCCACGCTGTGCCTATTCACGCGCATCGCCCTGGACCACGAGGGGGTGCTGGGCGAGGGGCTGGAATCGGTGGCGCGGGAGAAGGCGGGAATTTTAAAAGCCGGCGTCCCGGCGATTAGCGTCCCGCAGGAGGACGTCGTGCGGGGTATATTGGAGGCGCGGGCGGCGGAGGTCGGGACGGAGCTGCGTTTTCTGGGGGAAGACGATTTCGCGGGCCTCGGCTTGGACGGGGACCGCCGGGTGCTCTGGAACTCGAAGCCGCTGGCGCTCAAGGGGGATTTCCAGCGGGGGAATCTCGGTCTGGCGCTGGCGGCGTACCGATTTCTGGCCGGACGCTTCGATTTCCCCGCGGATGAAGATTTACTTTTACGCGGATTGACGGGGCTGCGCTGGCCGGGGCGTTTCGAGGTCGTGGGTGAAAAGCCGACCGTCGTCCTGGACGGCGGTCATAACCCGGCGGCGCTGTCGGCCATCTTTGGCGAGGTGCGGCGGCTGCCGGCGGAGCGCAGATTCCTCGTCTTCGGCGTTTCCGCGAACAAGGATATTCCCGCGATGTGCGCTCTGGCCGGGTCCTTCGACCGCATTTTTTTGACGGAGGCGGACAGCCCCCGGGCGGCGGCGGTGGAGACCCTGGCCGCGCTGCTGCCGGTGGAGAAGACCGTTGCGGTTCCAGGCGGTCCCGTGGAGGCGTTGCAGGCGGCTTTGTCGGAATCACGGCCGGGGGATTTGATTCTGGTCGCGGGATCGCTGTACGTGGCGGGGGAGGTCAAGGCGCGGGCGGCGGAGCTGGGGCTGGACGGGTCGTTGGAGACGTGGGCCGCGCCGTGA
- a CDS encoding NAD-dependent deacylase, with protein MGATEAVITDLRRRVADAASVVVFTGAGMSAESGVPTYRGQGGLWKNFRAQDLATLDAFQRNPALVWGWYRERRNRLLEVEPNDGHRAIALAAGRVHLTLATQNVDGLHAFAGSVNFLELHGNIWREQCLSCPTTDDRSRHWLEKVTQGEADPLPLCPDCASLMRPSVVWFGEALDGRVIEAAFRAAEGCDLMFVVGTSGEVQPAASLPVLARRAGAYVVEVNIEPTLLTERCNVSLFEPAGRVLPKILA; from the coding sequence ATGGGTGCGACCGAAGCGGTGATTACGGACCTCCGGCGGCGTGTGGCCGACGCGGCGAGCGTCGTTGTCTTCACCGGGGCGGGGATGTCCGCCGAATCCGGCGTCCCCACCTACCGCGGCCAGGGCGGCCTGTGGAAGAACTTCCGCGCCCAGGACCTGGCCACTCTCGATGCCTTCCAACGCAACCCCGCCCTGGTCTGGGGCTGGTACCGCGAGCGGCGGAACAGGCTCCTCGAGGTCGAGCCCAACGACGGCCACCGGGCCATCGCCCTAGCCGCCGGGCGGGTCCACCTCACCCTGGCCACCCAGAACGTGGACGGCCTCCACGCCTTCGCCGGTTCCGTGAATTTCCTCGAGCTCCACGGCAACATCTGGCGCGAGCAATGCCTCTCCTGCCCGACCACCGACGACCGGAGCCGCCACTGGCTCGAAAAGGTCACCCAGGGGGAGGCGGACCCGCTGCCGTTGTGCCCGGACTGCGCGTCGCTCATGCGCCCGTCGGTGGTCTGGTTCGGGGAGGCGCTGGACGGGCGGGTGATCGAGGCCGCCTTCCGGGCCGCCGAGGGGTGCGACCTGATGTTCGTGGTCGGCACCTCGGGTGAGGTGCAGCCTGCGGCGAGCCTGCCGGTGTTGGCGCGCCGCGCCGGGGCGTACGTGGTCGAGGTCAACATCGAGCCCACGCTCTTGACGGAGCGGTGCAATGTGTCGCTCTTCGAGCCGGCGGGCCGCGTTTTGCCGAAAATCCTCGCATGA